The Myripristis murdjan chromosome 6, fMyrMur1.1, whole genome shotgun sequence sequence gcaaaaaaaaaaaaaaaaaaaagattaggcTAGATTGTAAAGAGGGAGGTTGACATCTCTTGGACAGGAAGGTAGGGGAATTTTTACACCACTTGGAGttgcatttaaaacaaacaaacaaacaataaataataaacactaCCCTTTCAAAACGTCAGGATCAgattccatcacttcagaggctGAGTAACTgaattaattttcatttcaaacaatATCTGAAAaagaagtgttttgtttgtttgtttgttttatattcatattatttatgtttatttctgttgaAATAGATGTTTAGGGGGTGGCACATAaaggttgctgtttttttactgCAACAAACCCTTTTTGGGTCAtgccataaaataaaatacataaaaatacaaacacaccagGGGACATTACACAAATCACATAAGAGTAATACTGAGTAATACTGACTTTATGTGAACTTTACTCTTACGAACATGAAATACAGTTTCAACACCGATATtactgaaaatattatttttatatagcGTAGTAAAAGAAGTGGAACAAAACATCTATGAACgacataaagacattttttttgtttgtttttttttggtaatactTAAATAAAATCAGTCTCAATCATCAACACTTCATGAATTTTATGTGTTTCTATATAAGTGTTAGTAGAATGGTGTTACTTATTTTAtcggtgaggaaaaaaatacattattgtACTGTAATTATTACTGTATTGTTAGCCCAACACACGCCCGTTTACGTCACACGGACCGGAAGTAGTCAGGTGAAACGCCGGAAATCTCTCTTGTTGACGATCGGATCAGAGCTGTTTTTGCTCTTGacctgatattatttttttgcccACCGTCCACGCCTGGTTTGTATCAGATCGGCGAGGCTCGTTGCTTGCAGGGGACACATCACCCCTCCTGGTTGATTTAAGGAGTCTTAGGACAATCCTCTGCGTAGGCCCCGGGCtgggctaacgttagcttagcatTCCCTGAAGTCTAGCTAGCTAGCGTTGGCTGTTCCCTCAGCTGGCTTCAGTAGTCAGCTCTCTGTCGGCTACTTTTTCTTTCCACAAAACAGTGATAACAACCAGCTTAAACCATGGCAGTTGTCAACGAAGGTGCCCTGAAGAAAATGCTGAAGGTAAACAAGCTAATTATCCGTCCCGTCGCCTGTTAGTCAAACAGTTAGCCAGCATCACGGCGGCTAACGCgaagctagccagctaacgttagccgtgTCAAGATTTCCTGGAATGGGAGATGGGAGATGTCTTTTTCTTCCCGAGAGTTTTCTGGCTTCATGTGGCATTTTAGCAGCGACTTTGTCAGAAACCGTAAACCGTAAATAGTTTGAAGGCCTCGTTTACACAGTCAAGTAACGTTATTTTGTCAAAATCCCTGCACCTGTACATTTACGCTTTCCATTTGGCGTGTATAGTTAGCCAACATTACTAGCACTAATAATAcaaatactaataatgataacattGGAAACGAAATGCGTATCCACTAGAAAGATATAGTAAAGAGAATAATTGAATAGAGATATAGAGAATAAATATAAAGATAAGATATCGAGAATAATCAAGAATGTCAAAGAGCAGATTTTGTACTCTTATAATGATTGCGAGTTAACTTATTAAATTTTGTCttattagaataaaaataattttcatctGCTCCAATGTTAGACCATTAGGCCATATAAGATGTAGATGGTATTGCTCAAGACTTGAATCTGTTGTCGCAGGTTGGATGTAAATACTGACAATCAAggtggaagttgttttttttttttttttggaaagaagGCACCTAATTTTATTAGCCAAGTGCCAGGTGTTATTTCTAGACCTTCAAAATACTAATTTGCATTGTCGTAtctcatgttttgtgttgtcaTTTGTCAGCAATACAAATACAGAGACCTGACTGTTCGTGAGATAACCAATGTCATCTCCCAGTACAAGGACTTGAAGCCGGTTATGGATGCTTATGGTAAATTTATTCAGATTTATCTGTTACATTTACAGGTGTGATCTTGGGTATATGTTGCATGTTTCTGTGCAGGGATACAGGCAGCTCGCTTTGCTGGTTGTTACAGGCAgttcttgtttttcagtgttcaacGATGGCTCCACAAGAGACCTTATGAGTCTAACAGGAACAGTCCCAGTCAGCTACAGAGGTAAGGATCAACTGTAACCTGTTCAAATTGTAAACATGGACCCTACACAGATTTGGACAAGTAAGGAAAGGAGATTTGCTAGTTCTCATGTTTTCGAACTTAAGAACTTGCTAAATGTTTCAGAAAAGTGTCAGTAAGTATTGTTCTTCAGGCCTGATACATATATGACACTGACAACGCATTTAATGTAGGTGTAGAGCTGTAGAGTAGATGTGGCCCACTTGCCGGTGATTTCCAAGCCATTATCAGCATACATGACATTTAGAATCAACCAGAATCTTAAAATCCCCTTAAGAAATtgaggaaaatgtggaaaatgtccaaaatttttaaatgaaaaatcatCTGGGGAAAAAAGCTTATTGTTTGTTCCTCAACAATTTCTGAACTTTCAGGagctttcatttaaaaaaaaaaaatctattcctCTCCATTGTCAACAGTAGGTGTAAATGTAacagctcattttcagtttcaaaatatatttaaaactgGAATCTGCACATAATATATTGTAAAAGAGTGCATGTCTTTGGCCCAAATAAATTCTGTCTATGGTTTCCCCCTCCTTATTGAAGTCAGAGCACAGGGCCGGCTATACAGCAATGCCCCTAGAGCTAATAGAGCTTCAGTGATTTGCCCAAGGACACTACAATAGGGCAGATTCTTGCTAATAAGCAGTTCGAACCCAGCTTATGCGACTGAAGAACTATTTCTCGATAACCACTTGATCACACTGCTCCTCCCCAGAAAACATGACAGATCTAAACAGAGTTTGTATGTCTCGTTTAGGTAACGTCTACAACATCccagtgtgtctgtggctgcTGGACACATACCCCTACAACCCGCCCATTTGTTTTGTCAAGCCTACCAGTGCCATGATGATCAAAACTGGCAAACACATTGATGCTAACGGCAAGATCTACCTGCCTTATCTACATGAGTGGAAACACGTGAGTATGATGGTCTTCATTTTAGAGTTTTGCTGATATCGGCATATTAACTCTGTTTTTGACTGTTTATTTGGGTGTTGACAGTGTAAGGTGTTtgtaaaaaattacatttgtaaCCTTTTGATTGGTCTAAACTAGAGACCATCCAGCAAAGACAGTATATCCTGGTAAGTCACGGCTATTTTGGAAGATTTTAGGCATGGCAGTAAATGCACCCAACTGATGTGCAAAAATGGGGCAGGCATGAGTGCAGTAAGCTTTTATGGCTTTAGATAATATAGGAACTATGGCTGGCCTGATGATGTTTTGAAATGGAATTTTGCATCTGTCactttttgtttatctgttccTCCCATCCCTCCACACCTTCTCTCTCCACCCTCATATGTGTTACAGCCCCAGTCAGACCTGTATGGTCTGATCCAGGTGATGATTGTGGTGTTTGGAGAGGAGCCTCCCGTGTTTTCTCGGCCCACCACACAGGCCCCCTACCAGGCCTTCCAAGCTGCTGGACCCCCTAACTGTGAGTGACGTAGCTCTCTCTTGTAAACAGAGTTTGATCTGGGATGTTTTTTGATGTTGTCAAATTTGCCCTTTATGACTTTTATAGCTGGTCAAGGCCTTGTCTGATGGTTGAAATAGACAAGATGATTCAAAGACTAAAATAAATGTCCTGATgacaagaatgaaataaaaacatgaccaATCTTTCCGCAAAATTTCCTGATGTTGTCTGAATCCATTCAAAAGTTACACACTTGGATTCTTATGCAAAGCCATGTCCAACTTTGGCCAATCAATGTGTAAAATTAATGACTTCTTCAGTGGCCCATGATCAACCTTTTGACCAAGATTCATGCAAATTTGGTCATAACTGTTTGAGATGTCATGctaacaacagaaacagaaaaaggtcAAACAGACAGAACTGGGCGAAAACATAACCTTCGTTCAACTCCAGTGGCAGATATAATTTGTGTGATTAGCAAGAAAACCATTTCAGACCATTTCTTTCCCCCTGACAGAAGAGCTGAAATGTTTACCATCCAACATCACATAAGACTCATCTTAAAATTCTGTATTACTAGTTTGTAATTTAGATGAAACGTTGGTGTGGTAATACACAAAACAGAACATCTACCATTGCCATTTTTGTTATTCAGTGGTCTggttatgcattttgaaatCCTCACTTAGATTGGTTGTGTAAACAGCATTCTATTTGCATTAGATGTtgttcctcttttttatttgttagtgTTTAGCTTTCTTGGTAACCCTTTGCCTGCCTCCAGGCTTTTCATGCATTCAGTAGATAAAGAATTACTTCATGAATACCTGAcctcaaaacaaaattcaagACATTATAGATAATCCTATAAAACTGCCTCTCATAGAGGAAACTGTGTTTTGACAAATTTGACAAACTGTTAACATCACTTCTTGCTGAGCTCAACTCTACGCAACTCACAGCagctacattttgaaaatggattttaagcaggccatgcacacactgcataaGCTCTCGCTTGTTATGCAGTGTGGTGTGagtgaagatgaaaaaaaaaacttgattcaAGGATTTTTCTGCATGCATAGAATACATTGAATACATCAGATAAACTGGTAGACTGCTGCAGTTTTACTTCTCTAAATAAAAAGCCTGCTTGCATGCATGACCTGTTTAAAGAGGTCAAGAATTTGACTACCCACCCATAGTGGGTTTTGGCTATCCTGTCAAGATGTTAAGGGGAGAATAATTACCTGTATCTTTTAATGGCTGCAGTAAAGACATAATATTGCTAAAGCATTGTTTCTTACTGGAACCAGAAGGTCAGAGTTTCATAGTGTCGGTAGTAATTTGCCACCAGAAAAAGCAGAACTGTGGGTCACAGCAATAGTTGCTGTAATTACCTTTGGACCAGAGATAAATTTATCAACCTTGCTGCGGGTCTGTTTGGTgcactgttttactgttttatggctCATTTGGCTTAGGTCCAGCATATGCAAAATAATGcctattttgtgtttgtgcttgtattttaatttacactAGATTGTcagaaaaaatctaaaatacatTTACTCAAAAGAAAGCTTTCCCATTGTTGATGTGCATTAGTCCATTATCACACTGTGCTGTAGTGATGcacttatttttttcagcacCAGATGGCGCTCACATACCACCATAGccaatcaaattaaaatgaaagcaacagtatgtgtgtgtgtgatggtgaaAGGACATATTTTGACATGTGTGTTCCCAAGTTTcattgtctctctgtctctctcagcctcttACATGCCTGGCATGCCTGCAGTCTCCCCCTACGGACCTAATCCCAACCCTGGGTAAGAAGTCTGCCATGCTGAGTTCACCCTCCTCATGTCCACCTACCACATTGCCTCACTTGGCTTTTCCCATCAAACCTGTTCTTGCATGTTTACTTTAGTGGTTTCATCGAAGCATATCACACTCTGGCACATTTACACTGCAGAACAGGTTCAGTTTAGTAGGTTAAAGTCCAAGACAGTCAGTGCCCATCAAGGGACTGGTGCTGGAAATTAGcttcagttacacacacacacacacacacacacacacacacacacacacgtgcacagtaCACCGCACACTGCTTTTGCAATTGTCAGTGTTCTCTGTGCTTGTCCCTTACAAATAattgaataaattaaaactaaacgAACTAAAGATAAAACTCTGGAATGTTtaagagcagaaaataaaattatgtttgtTGTGTATAATTTTGCAGGGGCTATCCAGCATACCAGTACCCAGGAGGAAACTCATATCCAGCCACAGCTGGCCCTGCACACTACCCCACCCAGACCCCAGTCTCCACAGTGGGTATGTATCACAgtattcagtattatgaatgtTGTAGTTCTGTCTTTCAATGGGGCCATTTGAAAGCTATAATTAGCAACCAGGATATTATGAAGGCTTAATAACAATTCTTAGAACAAGATCCAGATAAATTCATTCACTAATTGTAAAATGCCAAAGGTTCATCCACTCTTCATACAACAATACCTTTCCACCTTTTTGTGACCTTTACTTAAGTCTGAAttatgacctttgaccttccaTCTTGGTCTCCGTGTGACTTCGGCGGAGCGCTGAGCCGCCAGTGAAAGGTCGTTGGTGTAACCAGAGTGGGGTGCATTAAAGGCCAAAGGGTGGCATGGACCTGAAGGGAAAGGAAAGCCTCCCTGTGTTTATATTTAGGATGGGAACAGTCACCTCTCACAAAGACAGACCTACGGTCAGGGGGCCCATCTGCTGTTCCAACATCAGTTGTTAGCTGGGACAGTGAAGTGCTGGTCAGGGATCAGTATACAGGGAGGTTTTATCCATCTCCTATATTTAGTTATGTAGAAGAGATAAATTTGCCTGTGGGCTCCTTAGCACTAAAGGCTGAGTTAACTCTGACATCCATATTGCTGACACAGGCTGGGCCTGACTCTGTAGACATCCATGCCCCATCCCCCACCCCTCTACTGTCTCAGATCATACTGAAAAAGAAGTTGCATAATGTCAAGGACATAGAGCCATACCTGtctaatggaaaaataaattcctCATGTAATGTACAGCATTATGTCTAACAAATGACtggtttgtctctgtcttctATTTGAAGGCAAATTCAGTGGAAGTACTTTCCAATATAAAACTATCATCGGTTTACGACCCTTAAActtatcagtatttttttttcagttatacAATTAGAGATATAGTTTGTATTCACATATCTTAATTCATTATCAGGTTCCAAAAGTAAACTTGCATTATTGGGCAAGCCAGCTTTTTGTTATAATGCCCCGTCACCTTGGAATGAACTGCAGAAATACCTAAAATTgacaaactcaaaaaaaaaaaaaaaaaaaacatctgattcATTTTGTATGCTCATTTCATTCACTGGTTTTTGAACAGCTGGGCTCCagacattaatttaaaaaacaaaaaaaaaagaatggcttGCATGATTTTATGctcactgtttttcatttgaagcTAATCAGACACAGAGACATTGACATTAGACATTGAGGACCAGActtcctccactgctttatcacGCCACAAATTCTCTCCTTTTGATCAGGCCCCAGCAGAGATGGCACCATCGGCGAGGACACCATCCGTGCATCTCTGATTTCGGCTGTGAGCGACAAGCTTCGCTGGAGGATGAAAGAAGAAATGGACAGGGCCCAGGCCGAACTGGACGCCCTGAAGCGAACAGAGGAGGACCTGAAGAAAGGACATCAGAAACTAGAGGAGATGGTCTCACGACTGGACCAGGAAGTGGTAAGATTCTCTACTTTTTCTAACTCAGATGTCTATTTTTACCcctcctgtcctctgctgtaaacgtattatttgtaattttgatGTTTCTTCCAGTCCGAGGTTGACAGGAACATTGAGCTGCTGAAGAGGAAGGACGAGGAGCTGAGCGAGGCCTTGGAGAAGATGGAGAACCAGTCAGAGAACAACGACATTGATGATGTTATCGTTCCCACGGCACCACTGTATAAACAGATCTTGAACCTCTATGCTGAAGAGAATGCCATCGAGGACACCATCTTCTACCTGGGAGAGGCCCTGCGCAGGGGCGTCATAGACCTGGAGGTTTTCCTCAAGGTGACCACAGCAACTCAATTACAAGCAAATGCATACGTTGCACACATGGTGTCTTCAGTTCTACTCCAGATGGTGTATGGCGATTGCCGTCCCAAAGTGGTTTTACGCTTGCTAACTGATTCTCTTTCTTCTGTCACAGCATGTACGCCTTCTGTCCAGGAAGCAGTTCCAGCTTCGTGCCCTGATGCAGAAAGCTCGCAAGACGGCTGGCCTCAGTGACCTCTACTGACCCACACTAATTTACCTGAATACATGCATATCTTTGTTGCTCTTCTCTCTTGTGCTCTCCCTCTAGCTTTCTCCTTCTCTTGATCCCTTCTCTTATATCTCTCGCCATAAACACAAATCTCCCTCTTATTGCATTTCAGTCCAACCAGCCCCCCCACCTTCCCACTTTGATTCCCAGTGAATCATCCTCTTCTTGTCAGGCATTGTGTCCTTTTTGAGGCAAAAGTCTGAGTAACACCAAAAGAGAAtctgatcagaaaaaaatgcaagaaatggACTGTTCTGTTCAGCACTGGAATTTCAAACTGTGCAGCCATGTTTTCAGTATGGCGTCATTTGTTTAGTTGTCATACCAACAACTGATTTGCTTTAAATTATTATGCAGTAACAGTCATGATACACTTGTGAGACATGACACCATTGCTATGCCTTTACTTTTGCCATGTTGAAAGAAATGTGCATCCAGTCTAAACGAAACACACTGCCACCACAATGTTTGTATGTGGTTGACACAGAcagcatgctcacacacatgccaTATTGGTAGAGATGAGGTGTGAGCCCATGCTGTCTTTTTGTGACATTTGCCCTGAGTGTTCCCGGTGTGACTGGGTCATCATACAGAGCTGGCTAAGGTGTGTGCCTGCTCTACGATAGCCTACAGACTGTTGGGACTCTGTTTATCAGGCAGTGTCATTTGGCTAGTAAGCACAAATTGGGGCCAGATCAGTAGAGAGCCCTCTAGGTCTGAGACCCCTCAGAATGAAAAGGTTAGGCTCTGATATAAATACCCAGGGCAACCTTTCAGGAAGGACAGGGGTTCAACCTTATGACTGAATGCTGTTTGAGGTCTGGGTCATGTTCAGTAGCCATGGAACCAGAGGATGTTTTTTCATACAAAAGAGGTGATTATGGACCTGAACCTGTGTTCATTCACTCTCTTTTCTGGGTCTTTTACTGACTCCCATGCCACTTGCCcacacttctttctttctcccttttctctctcttaatGATGGTGTGAGTGAGTTATGTCATTGTAATGTCAGCTGCTCAGGTCTACCACTCAGTCTGGCTTACATTCTGAGTTAATCAGTCAGTCATGTACAGTGTTTGTGATCCAACCCTGTACAGTGTCTCTTAAGGTGGATGACAGTCTTGACATTCTTTATTCAAAGATATTGCAAagaaaattcctttttttttcttttttctctcacaattttctgtatttttactgtCTACTCCCACATTCTCAGCTCTTCTAATACTTTTGAGGTTTTCAGCAAATGTAGGAAAAGTTGTGAATAAGGTGTGTCAGAAGGTACAACAAAGAACTATTGTACTAATCAGAAAGTTAACTTATGTCAAGTTTGCAAACAGTTCTTCTTTAAATTAGTTTTTTACTAAATGCACTTTGAATTGTATGATAAGTATatctatagtttttttttctttttcttgtttagtTTCCAGTTAAACCATACACCACCTGTTCTTTTATATCTGTAGATTATGTAAATCAGTACAATTAAAAGAAATCTGATTTGATGCTCATGTTTTCGCCTATTTCTTAAGGAAGCCTGGGTGTTGGGGCTGAAaagtatcattaaaaaaaatcaaatgacaatTATTTGGACAGGCATTTTGTCTCtatagcaccataatacttGGTTCATACtggtattttgtcacattttatattcatccAAAAACTGGAGCTCCTGTGATTTTGACTATTGCCAACTGGCCAATTGCGATTTCAGTAGTTGATTAATTATTCAGCCCTACTGGGTGTGTCTAGAAATCGCAGAAAACCCATGTTGCCCACTTATCTTTAAACTCAACAGGCTgtaagaggacaaaaaaaaaaaaaaaaacacaaaccagctCTAATGCACACAACACTTCAGTGGTTAGTTTTCCACTGATTGTACTGTACATAGGGTGATGTTTTATGAATACTGCtatttgtctgtatgtgtgatgatgtgaagGAAGCGGGTCATGTTGGTTTTGCCTTGATCTCGCATCTATAGAGGCTAGTGACCGCAGTTTAACCTGCATTAAAACCTCTAATCTGCCTTATGTGTTAACCCATAGCTCTGCAGTGAGAGCAGCTGAGTCAGCTGCCTTGTTCCCATGGGCACAAACTGCATTTGCTTGGTTGTATGAAAAACAGGAGGAGACAAAAGATGAGTTGTATCATCATCCCATTAGATTTATTTGGTGTTAGAGCAAAATGGAACCAATATCCAGCTGCCATGGCAAGTACAGATAGTCAAGTGATTGATCAGTCATGTCTAATGGTTTCACTTTTCTGGTTAAATAGAGCATTTGTATAATAAATAGTACAACCATGCTTCTCAAAGCTTGATGTCCTTCAAAGCCAGAGGgcaaagattaaataaaaaacccTTTATGATACAGTATTTAAGGTGCATAGACAAACAACACCATCGGTGGTATTGTTGCCTACAGTTTTGATTCTCATTGACccattgcctttttcccattGGCTCTCTGTTGTCCATTTGTTGACACAGATGGTGGCACCTCACCAGAATTTGTAACAGCAGGGTTCTACCAAATCTGCTGGTTCAACCCTTTTAAATCCTTAAGAATTGACCTTTGCTGCTCTATGCCAACTCTATGGAACTTGCCTTTCATGGAGTTTCTTTTTTGTCAGTGCACTTGTGGTTTATTCT is a genomic window containing:
- the tsg101a gene encoding tumor susceptibility gene 101 protein, with product MAVVNEGALKKMLKQYKYRDLTVREITNVISQYKDLKPVMDAYVFNDGSTRDLMSLTGTVPVSYRGNVYNIPVCLWLLDTYPYNPPICFVKPTSAMMIKTGKHIDANGKIYLPYLHEWKHPQSDLYGLIQVMIVVFGEEPPVFSRPTTQAPYQAFQAAGPPNSSYMPGMPAVSPYGPNPNPGGYPAYQYPGGNSYPATAGPAHYPTQTPVSTVGPSRDGTIGEDTIRASLISAVSDKLRWRMKEEMDRAQAELDALKRTEEDLKKGHQKLEEMVSRLDQEVSEVDRNIELLKRKDEELSEALEKMENQSENNDIDDVIVPTAPLYKQILNLYAEENAIEDTIFYLGEALRRGVIDLEVFLKHVRLLSRKQFQLRALMQKARKTAGLSDLY